AATATCCATCTCAGCGAGTATTTTTTTCAGCTGTTGGTAATATTCTAGACATGACCGGCACAGATACCCGAGTATGGAAGGAGCTGCGCTGACCACTTTTTTGCAGTCTCTGTTCTTACAGTCAAGAACCCTCAGCACATTTGTCCTGGCCCTTCTCCTGCAGTTATCACAAAGTCCGGAGCTTTTCCCCTCAAGATACTCTGAAAGGGCCTTCATGTACTCCGATCGGTCCTTTGAACAGCCAAGAGAGTTGATCAGTATCGTGAACCCATCAACCTTGAGTTCTTCGAGGACCATCTTGAGATTAAAAATAAGCTCGGCATCGATATATGGACCAGAAGCGCCGATAATCTCGGCTCCGATCTGGTGGAACTGGCGAAGCCGCCCTTTCTGAGGACGTTCCCCCCTGAACATCGGCCCCATATAATACAGACGCGTAAGCCCCGAAACATTATGCCATCCATGCTCTATGTAGGCGCGTATTATGGGGGCGGTGCCTTCCGGGCGGAGTGATACGTTCTTTCCTCCCCTGTCAGTGAAGGAGTACATCTCCTTCTCGACTATATCGGTATCCTCACCTATGCTGCGGGTAAATACTTCCGTCTCCTCGAGCAGCGGCGTGCGTATCTCACCATACCCGAAGTTCTCGAAAACATATCTTGCCGTGTCTTCCAGCCAGCGCGTTACTTCCGCGTCCTCGGGAAGAGTATCGGGCATCCCCCTCAATGCTTTGTATTTAGGCGTGTTACCCACTATCGTCCTTGTAAATTATGCCACGGTCGTGGCTATAAGATCGCTGATGCCGGATGAATTACACGTTCTGTTCAAGATCACTGGTATCCGCGTCTTCAACATCCGTCTTCATCTTCATGCCCGGCTTGAAAGAAACCACCTTCTTGTCGGGTATCGTAACGCTTTCGCCTGTCCTAGGATTCCTGCCCAGCCTTCCTTTTCGGGTCTTTACCTTGAAGATGCCGAAATTGCGCAGCTCAACCTTGTCACCCTGACGTAAACTCTCGATTATCATGTCAAAGGTGCGTTGCACGACTTCTTTGACCTCAACCTGCTTCAGGTTGGTCTCCTCAGCTATTTTCATGATGATGTCTTTCTTTGTCATTTATCTTCCTCCTTCTATTTTAATCAGATTCTATCCAGTCATCTCGCTACAGCAAAGCTATCAGAAGTGGTTATGTTATCATGGGTTATGTCAGATGTCAACGATATTATAATAATTATCATTACAGTCCTGAACGGGGGGCGGTATCACTTGGTCAGGAACTTAACGTTACCGGTACCGACGACATCTTCCAGCTCGGAAATCAGCTCTCCGGATGGTTTGACGAACAGAGTTTTGTCCGTGGAAAGGCGCACCTTACGGCCCTCAGGGGAAATGATATCGATATATATCGGTATTTTGCCGGCGAATTTGCGGATGATGCCTCTTACCCTTTTCATCATCTGCTCCTCCAGGCCGGTTGTAGAAAGCTTTACGAGAACGGATCTGGTATATCTTTCTTTTACCTTCTCAAGAGGTATTATATCCTCCGCCACCAGTTTTGGTTCCTCTTCTCGCAGGTTCAGTCTGCCGTGGATATAGACGAGATTGTCTTCCTTGATCAGTTCGGGGGCCTTCCTGTAAGCCTTCGGAAAGACCAGGACCTCAACGAAGTTCTCCAGGTCCTCGAGCCTCACAATAGCCATTTTTTCAGCTTTCTTGCGCGTCACCGTCGTCCTGACCTTGTTTATTATCCCCCCTATCAACACCTCCTGTCCGTCGGACATGCCGGCAAGTTCCGATATCCTGCATGTTGAATATGCGTTCAGGAGCTTCTCGAACCTCGCAAGCGGGTGGTTCGTGATATAAAACCCTAGCATTTCCTTTTCATTTGCAAGGAGCTCATGTTCTGACCACTCCGGTATATCGGGTATGTCATGAAAACTTTCCCGGAAACTCTCGTCCGCATCGGCATCATCGAAAAAGGACATCTGGCCCAGACTCCTGTCCCGGTTGGCCCTGGAAGCCATATCCAGGATCTTGTCCAGGACCGCCATCGCCTGCGATCTGCGTATCCCGGTGGAATCGAAAGCGCCGCATTTTATCAGGCTCTCCACGACCTTCCTGTTGACGGCTTTAAGGTCGGCTTTGAGAGCGAAATCGTAAAGCGATTCGAATTTGCCTTCCTGCTGCCGTATGCTTATGATGGACTCAGCAGCACCGCTACCCACGTTCTTGACCGCGGAAAGACCGAACCTTATGTCCTTGCCCACGACAGTGAAATCCTTGTAACTCTCGTTCACGTCCGGCGGCAATATCTCCATGTCCATTCTCTGGGCTTCGGTGATATAATCGGATATCTTGTCACTGTTGTTCTTCTCACTTGTAAGAAGAGCCGTCATGAATTCCACGGGAAAATTGGCCTTGAGATAAGCCGTCCTGTAACTGATCATC
The nucleotide sequence above comes from Candidatus Omnitrophota bacterium. Encoded proteins:
- a CDS encoding histidine--tRNA ligase gives rise to the protein MPDTLPEDAEVTRWLEDTARYVFENFGYGEIRTPLLEETEVFTRSIGEDTDIVEKEMYSFTDRGGKNVSLRPEGTAPIIRAYIEHGWHNVSGLTRLYYMGPMFRGERPQKGRLRQFHQIGAEIIGASGPYIDAELIFNLKMVLEELKVDGFTILINSLGCSKDRSEYMKALSEYLEGKSSGLCDNCRRRARTNVLRVLDCKNRDCKKVVSAAPSILGYLCRSCLEYYQQLKKILAEMDIPFKEKSDLVRGLDYYTGTIFEVRHPALGAQDAVAAGGRYDELTEQMGGPSAGATGYAIGVERLLLAVDRKKIPRRPPPVLVIPVDKEYFSHAFSTANQFRARGVSSDIDLTGRSLKGQMRRAGKESRDFVILIGEQEVKEGEVLLKNMREGTQQALSFDEAVKKLKGRDDTYA
- a CDS encoding integration host factor subunit beta, whose amino-acid sequence is MTKKDIIMKIAEETNLKQVEVKEVVQRTFDMIIESLRQGDKVELRNFGIFKVKTRKGRLGRNPRTGESVTIPDKKVVSFKPGMKMKTDVEDADTSDLEQNV